The DNA region CTCCATTCTTCAGAGACAGAGCTCGACATTCACACCTGGCCCCACCCACACAGCAGAGACTGGAAGAAACAACAGAGATTCTCAGGGGCAAGGTGTTCCCATTGCTCAAGAGAAGAacacaggaaactgaggcaagtgTTCAATCGCAAAACACAatgaacatttactgagtgcccgTGGGTGCTTGTCCTTGAACGAGACACTTGGGAGTGTGTCTAACAGATTGTATTACCTGATTACTCTGGAGTAAGGCTGACCTTGTCCCTCCCATTCAGTAGGCTAACCTGGCTCTATTATGTGAAGCTACACTTTGTGGGGCACCCCGAGGTACCAGGATTTGGATTATGACtaagtcctttttattttcctgtcttctgCTTACAGTGATACTGCAGGGAAAATGTCACACGTTCATCTCTGGTTCCAAGATCTCCAACATTAGGGACATTTATGAGAAGTTCTCTTAGAAGAGGCATTTTCCTGGCACCAAGGAAGATGTGTATAACTTAATTAGTAATATAAGAAAGATACTCTGGAGAGAGGGGGAGTGCTTGAGCACGGGCCTGGCAAGGCTCATCTTGGAAAACTTCGCGTCTGGAAAAACGATTCGGCGGTGAGGACGGCAACGGTGCCGATGACCATGGGATCTCTGTGGCTGTTCAGAACTCCTTTCCTATGTAGCCTGCTCTGGGCCTTTTGCACCCCAGGTGCCAGGGCTGAGGAGCCCGGGGCCAGCTTCTCACATCCTGGCAGCGCAGGCCTGGATAGGAACACCGTGCACGACCAAGAGCATATCCTGGAGCATCTAGAAGGTGTCATCAACAAACCAGAGGCGGAGATGTCTCCACAAGAACTGCAGCTCCATTATTTCAAAATGCACGATTATGATGGCAATAATTTACTTGACGGCTTAGAACTCTCCACAGCCATCACTCATGCCCATAAGGAAGGGAGTGACCAGACACTACCAATGAAAGAAGAAGATCTGATTAACTTAATAGATGGTGTTTTGAGAGATGATGATAAGAACAATGATGGATACATTGACTATGCTGAATTTGCAAAATCACTGCAGTAGATGCTGTTTGGTTTCCTCATAGTCATATGCAAACGTGACCTGATATAATGTGAACTTTTAGTAATGCGGAATAATTTATTGCTGCAGTATTTTGGTAAAAACCTGTAGCACATGTTACACTGGGGTGAGAAACAGAAATCAAGAGAAATAGAAGAGGAATGGGACACATGGTAATCCCTGCGTATTGCTAAACCTCTTACTGGACAAGGGTCTGATTAAAGAATCCTTTTAGGAATATTGGATAATTGGAGCTGAGTCCTCAGGAACTTGAATTTGACTGTAGAATATTGCTAGTCTCTCGGTATTAATTTATGCTACCTGAAAAGGAAGACCACAAGCTCTGCCAAGTGGACATACttttcacaaacagaaggaatggagTGAATGCCAAATGTCTCCTTGTTACTTCTCTTCAGGTAAATGTGGTCAGTATTCTGGAAGGTCGCTGGCCTTAAGGATTTCTTGCTCTGCACAAGTGGATATTTATAAGGCTGTTTCAAAGCTACAACATAAGAATGTCAAGTGTTGAGTTTAGTTGACCACTGAGTCCAAGATTTTGAATCCTCTGGCATTTTGAGAATGATATACCACTGGCCTAAGtaacatttttcagtttttcaatgtTTTATGAAACTACTGCCACATGCTTATACTTTATCTCTTCAACTTGGGAGAGACCTTGAATTTAAAAGTGTTCTCTACTCTAATCAATAGCAAATGTTCTAGCtttcttaatatttctatttaactctttttttctagcattttatttttgccatttagAATGTAAagattttactctttcttcttgaTATGATGGGGGTAAAACTACCAGCTGGTCCAGCACAAGTGAGAAGTAAAAAAGATCTTTCACCAAACACAATGATTAACCTGATACAAGTTATATTTCAAAAGGAATGTTGTTTAAATGACCTCTCCTAGCCTGATTACATGAATTCTTCAGACcagtaaaattagaaaaagaggCTTAACAACGTAAATCTCAATAGGAGTCAAACATTAGAAGCAGCAGATTGTAATTTGGTTTATTGGATATGATGGACATGCTGTAACAGAAACCTGAAATGATAgttgactgggattgcataaaatTTGCTGTAAGATATATAAagacttattttctttattaaattattctTATAAGAAAACATGTATTTGTAAAAATGGTTTCCTGTGTCACATATTTGTGCAATCAGAGCTGAATTGTAAGCTATTCTTGTAATATCTAGTTATTTTGAAAGATTTGTATAATGAATTCAGATATATGGACCAATAAAActgatgaaacaaaaaaaaaaaaaaaaaaaaaaaaagaaagatactcTGTAGGTTTTAGGTGAATTAAAACTGATTTTGGTCCAATGGTTTGGCCATACCCCAGATTTTGTCCGTGGGAATAACTGGGATGCTTTTGGGGAACTATTCTGACTTTCTGATCGTGTTCTGTTTATTGAGTTATACTTTGAGTTTGTTCAGTATGGTCTGAAAATTCTTAGTTTGAACCACAGTCATATTCCCCTCATGGGGAGTGGGTAGGGATGATTGAGGGCACTAGTTTCAACTACAGGTTTCAAAGTGGATTGTAAAATCCATTTAGTGCCTCACAGCTAGcacttttattttcaataaaattaaaaatttcagacTGCATTGCTTATATGAAGGGTAAGTATTGTTTCATGAAactttatttgcatttatatgtatgcatatgtcaTGAGttgcaatgtaaaatatatttattttgggggTTTATGATTTAAAAACAGTAAATGTTCATTGTGTTTTGCGATTGAAcacttgcctcagtttcctgtgtTCTTCTCTTGAGCAATGGGAACACCTTGCCCCTGAGAATCTCTGTTGTTTCTTCCAGTCTCTGCTGTGTGGGTGGGGCCAGGTGTGAATGTCAAGAAACACTGATCTACTACTTGTCTTTGATCTGTAGGGGTTAAGGATATGGATGCTGGGGCCGAACTGTccaagtttgaatcctggcttcatcacttgctagctgtgtaaccttgggcaagttacttaatgtctCTGAGCCACATTTTTGCATCATTTCACAGAAGTGATGAGACTAATAACAGTAGTAGCTTCCTCATGATATGAGGGTTAGGTGAATTAACAAttgtaaagtgcttaaaacagtacttggcacatggtaagtcCCTTATAAGTGTTTGTAGGGGGGTGGGAAAGATCTTTTTTACCAAGTATATCCCTTTATATATTGATTCAAGACAACAAAGCCTCTACCTTATGGACATTTATAATctagtatatacatatgcatttgAAAAAGTTGTTCTGAGTCGCATTATACTGGAATATTTAGGAAAGAGTGCcctggaaccagactgcctgAGCTCAAACTGCTGCTCCACCACTCACTTGCTGTtgacctttggcaagttattTGCTCTTGCAGATcctcagtttcttaatctatAAAGGGGGGCTGATAGAACTGATCTTAAAAGGTTGTTTCCAAGATTAAATGATACCATCTATACCATTTAATATATAGCTATAGAGATTCAAACTATGCCATGCTTCTTCTTTCCCAATGTACTAAAGCCAACTCCCCTTCCCCTCTTATGTGAATGGCTTGCTTAAGTCGTCATTTCACTTTAGCTGTGGCAAATCAACCACATAGGGGCTCAGATAAAGACCAGTACTCCTGACTAGAAAAGTAATTGTGAGGCCTAATGTGGGATTCAGTCAGCCCCACTGTGCTTTCTCTTCAGCCTCCCTCTTCACAGTTTAGCTAAATCACTAGCATTGCCCTTTTGCCTCAGCATGTCTTCACATTCCCAAGGATGATTCTGAAGTGTTACAATGTAAGCCTAATGGCAGAGCCCATTTTGCAGCATGGCTGTCTATGCCAATGAGGTCGCATcatatttccttcctcttcatcTGGCGGGGGAGGAAACTGATCGGGACAAAGCATGCTGTCTAATATGATGAAGTGCTTTGTATGCTGTATCACTTGTAAATAGAGTGATAGCATGTTCATTAGCTGAAGGGGCTTTCAACTCGAGCTCTTCAGTTCTTAAGGACCTTTGGCAAAGCCGTTCTGACAAAGAAATCTAAAATTCTTGAGGACTCCTGAGCTTGAAGATCTGCCATGGTTATTCTGTAactcttccctcttctcccacGGCACCTTGTTTCCTGTAGCACTTGgcacagcttttaaaaataatggagcaatattatgcatatatatatatatatatatatatatatatatatatatatatctttcgtTTGACCACAAGCTCCTCAAAGGCAGGGGATCtgccttattcatctttgtatccctccTCAAGCTCCTGGCACACATCTCAATCAACGTCTGTGGAATTGAATCTGGTTGAATTTATATCCCAGGTTACGGTGCCAGAGCTCAGAATGGGACTGAGCTGAAGGCAAGTAGGGGAATCATTCATTTTCCACTGCTGAGCTCAGTGCTGGCTTCTGAGGAAATTCAAATCACCTCATCACCCCAAGGCTGCCTCTTCCAGCCCAAAGGGAGGTTAAGATGATTCTATTGATGCCTTTGGATGGAAATTTTCTCTAAGTTCTTAGAGGTAAGGAAAATGAAGCTCCTGCACCTTGCAAGTTTACAGTCCTGGGCTAAGGAGAAGGTAAACTGGAAAGGTGAACTCTTTTGATCTGCTACTTAGATGATATGGAGAGACAGATGATGGTTACAGCACAGTGACCTTTCTAATTCAGCTTTGTCTGCCTAGCATCTGGTGCAGAGCTCAGCACATTCTTAGTCCTAATTAAATGTGAGAGCACAATTTATTTTCCTATCAAAAGATACaactctttgttttaatttttaacattataaacagaaataaaggcagaaaataggctcttgaaaatttcccatgtgtCCAAGCTAGGCGCTCTGATGATACTTTGTATAAATTATTTGCTCTAATGCTGCCAATCTGGCAAGATAGGTATTAAAGTCTCCGTTTACAGTGAGGCAACTGAGGTCCAGGGAGCTTAAGAATCAGGGGTTGGAACTCAGTTCTATTTGGCTCCAATATGCCACGAagctcccccttcctcctccagcaTACCGGTGGGTGCGTTTGTGTGcgtgactgtttttttttttttttttctttttttttttctttccataaagCCCCGCTACTCCTCTTTTGGTCAGTTTCTTCGATTTCACTTCTTCGAGATAATGTCCAGTTCTTCTCCAAGGTCTCACCACCCCCTCGGCCGTCTCCCCCTGGCGTCCCAAGGACAGCCAGCCGCTCCCCTGCTTAGTTTGGAGTTCTAGCCCTTGGCTTTGATTCCTGGCTCCTCTCTCACTCTCCAAGATACCCGCGTGGCGCCCGGGTCTCCCTGGTCACCGCGCTCCTGCGGGATCTGGTGGCCTGCGCCTTAGCCCCGCCTCTCTTACCTAAAGCCCGCGCGGCTCGGGGCGCCGCAGCCTCCGCCCACCGGCGCGCCTGCCCTTCGATTGGCTCCCCGGGCTGCCCGTCTCTGCCGCTGGCCCCGCACGGTCCTGGAGGCAGATTTTGCTGGAGAAGCCGCAGTCCCGGTGTTTCGGGCGCTGCTGGGGAGGACCGTGCAGCTCAGAGCGCAGACCTCAGCTGTCATGTGCCCGCGCGCAAGAACCCCCGTCGCTCAGCGGACCCGGGCAGCTGCTAACTTGGCGGCGAGCTCCTGCGGCCCCGCGGCGGCCATGTAGTCGCCGGCGGGGCTCTCCGCAGCCCAGGAGCGGCAGAGAGAGCAATCCGGAGCCGAGCCGCCCGCGGCTTCCCCGGAGGCGCTGAGTGCGCGCCGCGCCCGCGAGCACTTGGGCCCGAAAGGGAAATGGGGGAGAAAGTTTCGGAGGCGTCGGAGCCGGTGCCCCGCAGTCACGGCGGCTACGATGCCCGGACCCTTGCCCCTGCGGCGGCCACCGTGTCGTCGCCGGGCGCTTCTTCGGCCGAGTCCTCTTCGGGCTCAGAAACTCTATCGGAGGAAAGGGAGCCTGGTGGCTTCTCCCGCGAGCAGCTGCAGCTGCCGCCGCCGGGCGGCGCCCTGAGTATCCGACCCACCGCCGTATGGGTTCCCGCGCGCGGGGTGCCGGGGCGCCGAATCgccgggccgccgccgccgccccccgGAGGAGCCGCGCCCCCCGCGCCCGGGGGCAGCAGCGCGTCCCAGGAGGAGCAGGACGAGGAGGTGGGCCCCACCTTCCCCACTTTGTCCCCTCCAGGTTCCGGCTGCCGGGCGACCCCGGCTCTCCACCCTGCGCGCGGGCGATGGGGAGGGGGCACTCCGGGACAGGAAGATGGGGAGGGTCCCTTCAGCGCGCTGTCCGGGGCGCGGGGTAATGACAGTTAGGATTCTTCTTGTGAGTCACTTACTTTCCCCGTGGCTGTTATCTCCGTGTGTGTACGCCTACTTGTGTTGCTTGATGGTGTGCTTTTAAAAGGTCAAAACAGCAAACTCCTAAGGTCTCTATTACCTATCAGTAAACTCCTGATCTGTCTATCAATCTGTGAATGGATGTGATCTGGACGCCTTGCTTATCCCCGCAACTAAGATCTTATTCTCCGAAGTGGGTGTTGCTTCCCAAAGAAGCCTTCGACCGAGGGGGCGCGTGGTTGGGAAGAAGTGGTGCGTTGGGCCGGGGGAGCGGTACTGGTAAAGTTGCGCAGCGGGGTTTCAGTGGCGCGGGCCCTCTGGGATTGCGGGCCGGTGGTTTTGGCGGGTTCGGGCATCGTGGGTCCTACTCCGGAACAGGACTCTCCGCGCTGCGTTGGAGGCGCGGGCGTACGCGCCTGCAGCTCCCATTCCCACTGGTTTCCAAAGTGTCTGGTTGCGCGCTGGTAGCCACAGTCTAATCCGGAACGCTACACCTTGTTCGGGAGACTATGCCTGTCCAGGTTTCCTGCAAGGATGTTCTTCCAAAACTTGTAGATCAAGTCCCGGTACACTGAACGTATGGCTTTATTGTTCTCCTGGCTGTTATCTCTGGCTTTTTTTCGGCCTTTGCAGGACGGTAGGAAACACAAGGTTCTTCATGTCTTTAAGATTGTTTGCTTTGGACGTTTCTATTGGGGAAGTCATCTTGATCAGGCTGGGCCAAAAATAAAACATCACCCTGACATAGCCTCCTTCCAGAGTTCCTTGGTGCCCGAGTGGTATTTTCTGCATTTCTGATGGGGTTAGCTTTCTTAAATAATTGGCTTTGTCCCTCAGAAGAAGCAAGCTGAGACCAGTGCCCTAACAGTAGCCCCTTGTGACACCACCCTGGAGGCAAAGACTGGATCTGGCACAAGGCAAGTCCCAGCCTGGCAGAGATGGAACAGACCTTAGCTGGTCGTTGGCCAAGCCTCTGGCAGTAACCAGGACCTATTCCTGAATGCTTGGGAGGATTGCAAGGACCCTAGACAGGTGCCTTGGAATCTTTTTCTGGAGTTGTCTCTGCTCCTGAGTTTTTGAGACCTTGGATGTGTCATTCACTCCTCTGAGGTTCAGTTTctataatctgtaaaatgaggggtttGAACCAATTAAACTTCACTCTAAAGATCCTTTCCACTGTAACACTGTTTCTGATTAGGAATTTAAGATGGACCTAACATTCCAGATTGACCTTGGAACTATTCCTTCAGTGGTGGGATGCTGGGGTTAGCCGAGTGCTATATCCACCAGAGAGCTAGGGCCAAGCAGAGAGATGACCAGATGCTGTACTTTACCAGTTGGTTACATCTCTGTTTGAAGATGCCAGGCAGGTGCCAGGTGTCACTCTGTGATATCTGCCTTGACTTCCAGAGATGAGCACACTCCACTGTGAAGCTGGGCGTATACTTTACTGAGATACCACTAGATCCTAATTTAATGTTGTCACTGGTGGAGAAGATCCTGAGTTAATGTTGTCATTGGTGGAGAAGATGAGAGAATAAATTACTCAGTTTTCTATTTAGCTAGGAGACTGCCCCATGGTAAATGGCTGGTCTtgcagatggtggtggtggtggagtgtGGGGAATTTCTCACCTTTATCCCAGTTCCGTGACTGATTTATTACCTGGCCTTAGGGTGACAGTGTTTTACTTTCTCGGAAGTGTACCTAATGATAGCTCATTTCAAGGCAATATGGGGAGGATTGGTTGAttgaaacacattttgaaaagagGAATGACTAATGTTGGTCAGTATTTGTGAGACCTCAGAATTGGATGTAAATTGATACGATATTGCAATTTATTGTGTATCTTAACCTGTGGTAGGGAATGCTGGAATTTATCCAAGAGTGAAAATCCTGACTTGctctgagaattttaaagtgAACTAAAAATGTGGAATCCCCTCTTCCTGCGTCTTTCTCCCTACACACAGGAGAGAAAAGATAGTCTTGGTGAAAGAGGTTTAAGTCCAGTTTAAGCCCATTATCTGGTTCTTACACTGGTGATGCCTATGGTGCAGAGATTGTTAACGTTTTGGAAGGCTGTGGGCCTCTGAAAATCTAATGAAAGCTATGGGCCCTCTCCTTAGAAAATGCACACAATTATAAGTACCATTCCAGAGAGTTCAGGAATGTTGGATTATGAACACTCACTTTAGTGGAAAGATCTAGGTTTGATTCATAGCTCTACCACCTTAACAGGTGTGGGGTGTGTACTATTCAGCTTCTGTAAGCCCATTTTCTCACCTCTTAAATGGTAATAATAGTAATGGAGTTGTTAGGCATTTTACACACAGCATCCAATTTAATCTTAGTACAGTATCTGACATGTATAGCATTGAGTGCTAAGTAAATAGAGTATTAAATTGTTAAAGTTCATTTGTGATAAAATTTGTGAAACAGGAGTATAAGCTTGGTCTGgcttgttattttatttatgtgtaaTTTATATACTATCTACTTTCAGAGAATTTGAGGCTGTGTCTCGTCAGTTTATTCCAATTTTATTAGTATAAGCTGGGAAACAGTTTTTATATCTATCATGTTGGATTATGGCAAGGTACTTCTAAGTGTAGTGTTAGTTATATTATAGCAAGGCACTGTGTATAAAGCATTACAAGACTTAAGGACAGTCTATAGAATGGAAAGAGGTCTGTTTAGATTAAAAAGTTTTTAGGTCTAGCGTGGGAGactaattattttccaaagttcttTACAGTTTTCTTACTGCATCAATTTTTAAAGGCAGTAAAACtcaagtttctagtgtattactGTTGTGCTTTTTGGCAACCTTGTTAAAGCTATTTTGAGTATATCTAGTAATGTCAATAGTCTGTGAccaatttcttattttatcttattGTCAATATTTGTGTAAACTTATATAAACTTGCCAAGTCTCATACACTTAAATCAGCCCTTTAAGCTATTGGTGTTTTAAAACAATACTTTAGTTGAACTTGGCATTGACTCTAATCTTGATCTATGTAATATCAAACACATGGGAGTTAGAGATGGCGTAtgactttttctttaaataaactgCGTGTGAACCTCTACTGCTTGTTCCCTGCCTGTGCATTTTGGGGATCCGTGCA from Choloepus didactylus isolate mChoDid1 chromosome 13, mChoDid1.pri, whole genome shotgun sequence includes:
- the LOC119508041 gene encoding multiple coagulation factor deficiency protein 2 homolog, whose protein sequence is MTMGSLWLFRTPFLCSLLWAFCTPGARAEEPGASFSHPGSAGLDRNTVHDQEHILEHLEGVINKPEAEMSPQELQLHYFKMHDYDGNNLLDGLELSTAITHAHKEGSDQTLPMKEEDLINLIDGVLRDDDKNNDGYIDYAEFAKSLQ